The Alkalihalobacillus sp. TS-13 genomic interval ATAATAGCACTGGACCCCAAAAAAGTAATAGTTTCTTCATTTCCATCCCTCTGTATCTCATTCTAAGGCAATATCGCTTTCTTCATCTTATCATAGCACCCAACCGTATTCATTTGACATTAATAATTTTCATAACAAATCTTTTTTTGCTATTTTAAAGAAAAAAGGAAAACCTTTTGGTAAGTGAACCGTATATAGTTATGTAGAGGTTAATTTGTTAGAAAAAGGAGCGTAAAATATAATGAAAACATATAAAGTTCTTCAGTGGGTGACAGGAGGGTGTGAAGCTTTCCTTGCGATTCCATTCATTGGTGGGACATTCGTATTAGCAAATTGGTACATCCCGTTGTTTGTAATGTTAGGCCTTCATATTGTTACACTTGTATATGTCAACAAGGAAGCCAAAATTGGTTTTCAACGAGTCGGAAGCATTTTCGGGGTCATCACTTCATGTATAGCATGGATCCCTGTAGTAGGCTGGCTCATGCACAGCATTACAGCCATCATTCTATTGATCAGCGCCGCACGGAAAGACAAAGATGAAGACGAAGTAGAAGTGATCGGATAGCCGGTGCCAGGCATCATTTAAGAACGCAGTCATACCAAGGGGTTTGAAACGGTGCCTGGCACCAATTAAGAACGCAGTTATACCAAGCGTTTCAAAATAGTGCCTGGTACACTTGTTGATTATTAATAGAAAGGAGCGATTATTTTGGATCATAATAATGAATTATCCAAAGATGAGAGAAATTGGGGTATGTATGTTCATCTAGCTGCTTTTGCAGGTTATTTGACAGCAGCGCTTGGTTTCATAATAGGACCACTTCTGCTCTGGTTACTTAAAAAAGATGAATACGCCTATGTAGATTATCACGGTAAGGAAGCCTTGAACTTTCAGATCAGTTTTTTCATATATGGACTTGTGGCTGGAGCGTTAATGATTATTCTCATAGGATTCGCGTTACTTCCTATCGTGGTGATCTTACATCTTGTTTTCATGATCATTGGAACTATAAGAGCCAGCGAAGGCACCTACTACCGCTTTCCATTGACGATTCGTTTTATCAAATAAATAAAGGGGATGGCAATATGAAGAAAGTGTTGCTCACCCTCCTTCTTGCTTTGATATTTTTAATCTCAGCATGTAACCAGGAACCTAACGAAGTAACTAGTATTGAGGTATTACAATGGAAAAGCGATGAAAAAATCGAAACCATTACAGATGAAAAGTTCATATCTGAATTGGTTCAAAAATTAGAAACCGCTGAAACATCCTCAACGGTGAACATGGATTTTGTATCACCTGATTACAAATTACTTTTCAAAAACGAATCAGAAGTCCTTTATGAATTAGGGTACTACAAAAAGGTGATGAAATTTGGTGTTGATGGTCGATATTGGAACTTTCAAGAGGATGAAATGATTGGCGTAGTCATGGAGTTACAAACTGAAGAATAATCCAAAAAAGTCCCACTTTAGGGTGGACTTTTTTAATACAACTTTTATTAGGAAGTTCAAGACCGACCTTTTACGATATCATGCACCTTTTGATCGACTGTAAATCTTGTAGGAGACAGATAATAAATAACAAAATTCTGTTGCAATGGAATTTCCTCTGTTAAATTGCCAACGTCGTACTCTTCACCTTTCAAAGTGATTGAATTGATGATAATGGATTTATAGCCTTTTTCCACAGAAGTCTGGATCCCCTCAACCCGCTGGATTTCTTCAATTATGCATAGCGGCGTATCTTTAATGTAATTACGCAAGTGATATAGGCATATCAAAAAAAATCCAAAGAAAAGGATAGCAGATTTCAATGATTTTCTTTTGGATTTAGAGAGGTATACTCCATTTTTCCAGTTGATAAAAACAAAATTGATAGACCAAGAAGTCCAATACATAATACAAGAAGCGAGAAGAGTGCAAGCAGAAAATGAATATCTTAGGCCATTCCTATTACAGGAATTAATAAAAGCAACATTCCCTTCTTAATAAAAGGACTTTTCTCATCTGTCTGTCCTTTTTAAAAACTGAAAAATTGTACATAAACCAAACTCCTAAATAATTGATATAACAATATACGAGTATCCTAGCAGAAGGTTTCAACTTCAACATGAAAAAAGGTCCTCCTTATGGACAGGAAGACCTTGTAGCTTACTTCTTATATACTCTTTCCCCATCCATCCATGTTTCCAGCACTTGAATGTCCTTTATTTTGTGGGACTCGACTTCTGCTGGATGGTCGGATAACAAGACGAGATCTACTACATACCCTTCTTCGAGCTTTCCTTTCCTGTCTTCCTGGAAATCGAGATATGCTCCTGTTTCAGTACAGGCTTTATACATTTTATCTAGTGACAGTTTTTCATTAGGTAGCCATCCGCCTTCAGGGTTTCCATCTTCATCTGTCCGGTTGACCCCAGCAAAAATGTTCACGAGTGGCGAAAGTTCACCGATCGGGCTATCCGAGCTTCCGGTATACGGAATCCCCAGCTGATCCACTGTGTTCCATGGGTTACAGTACCGCTCCCGCTCTCTTCCGACCCAGTCCGCTGTCTGATCGTATTCATCCATCATAAAATTAGGCTGGATCTCGAGGTAAGGCTTGATTTTCTGCAGTCTCTCCAGTAGGTCCGGCGCTAAAACCTGCGCATGAATAATCCGGTGGCGCATTTTCACCGCACCCACTTGCTCGATTGCGTTAAGAGCTTGTTCGACAGCACGATCTCCGATGGCATGCATCGCCACCTGCATAATGTTTTCATCCGCCGTCTTCACCATTTCATTCAATTCTTCCTGGGTGTAAATCAGCTCACCATCCGTCTCGGGTTTATCATGATAAGGTTCCCTTAATGCTGCTGTATGCAACCGTTGTGTCCCGTCTAAAAATATTTTAAAAGCTCCAACTGTTACTCTGTCAGTTCCATCACCAGTCCGTTTTTCATCGTTCTCCAGAAAGTTTTTCAAATCTTCAACTGCGTAAATGTAATGATGAAGCTGGGCTCTGACCGGGAGCTTCCCGTCTTTTTCAAGATCAGTATATGTTCTCCACACTTGATCGAAGGAACCTGAAAAATTGACATCATCCGTCTGGACCGAAGTGATCCCATGCTCAAGCAGGTGAGGAATCGCGTCTTCAATGGCTTCGTACGTTTCCTCTTCTGTCTTGTTCCTGAAATGATATTTGATGAAATGGACCGCCGTATCCTTGAAGCGACCGTTCCAATTGCCATCTTCATCTTTTTCGATGAACCGATCATGATACTTTTCAAGTTCAGGCTCTTTTCGTAAAATCTTTAGAGCTTCTTCATTCACGATGCATTCGTGTCCGTCATCATGTAAAAAGAACATCGGTTTCTCGTACTCAAGTTCCTCCAGTTCTTTTGCAGTCAAAGGGTGATCAAGATCTTCGAATTGATCGTCAATGACACCACGACCGATAACCCAGTCGTGTTCTTCCATCATTTTTTCGTTGTATTCATTTCGTACGATTTCTTTCATTTCACGCCACGAAGTCACCTTCCGAAGATCCAGTTCTTTTTTCATCAACCCATACCGTAGCAGGTGCATATGGGTGTCGTTGAAAGAGGCGGTCACTGTAGCTCCATTTCCATCGATGACATCATCGGTTTGTGAATCGACCCTGCCCTTGTTGATCGCTTTAATTTTTCCATCTTCAATTTCAATATGGTATAGTTGCTTGTCCTCTTTTACTTCTGGTCTGTATAGGTATACGTTGTCTATTACAGTCATGATAAGCCTCCTAAGAAAAAAGTTACGGGTAATCATAGTTATTGACTACCCGCTATTCCTTGAAAATATTCTTTGAAGGCTTATTTGGGAATCATTAACTGCTGCCCTGGATAAATAAGCGAAGAACTCAGCTTGTTGACTTTCATCAATTTCTCCACAGAAACACCATATTTTTGACCGATTCCCCATAACGTGTCGCCTTTTTGGATGTTGTACATGCTGTAGGAACGGACGATGATATCTCTTGATTTTTCCTTGATTGGAAGCTGAATGGTCTGGCCGGGATAGATCCAATGAGACTTGATGTCATTCAACTTTTTCAACGTCTGGACGTCTGTTTGGTAGCGTCGACTGATATCCCAGAGCGTATCGCCTTTCCTGACTGTATGGAAACGGATCGATTTTACCGTTACCTGGACTTCTTGCGTTTTTTCGGATCCCTTGTTTCCTTTTACAACTGTTAGGGTTGGTGCTTTATCGACTTTAACAGAATCCGGGAGTACTCTTCTCGCAGTCACATAGCGATCGCTCCAATAATATGGGGAAAACGGATTTGCATAGCCGACACCTTTGCTTTGGGCACCGATCATTTTTCCGTTGCCGGCATAAATCGCGACATGATTAATTTTTCTATTAAAATTGGTATCGAAGAAGACTAGATCACCCGGTTGTAGGTCACCGCTACGGACGGGTTTACCTACTTTCGCCTGACCCCGGCTTGTTCTCGGAAGCTTCACACCATGATAACGGAAAATCGTCGCAGTAAAAGAAGAACAATCAAAGCTAGACTTGTTCCCTACTGCCGAACCATACTTGTATGGCGTACCCAGGAATTTCTTTGCGCTCTCGATCACCTCATCTCCGGAATGTGCATATGCCTCTGTCCCCACTGTCATGACAAATCCAGCAGCGAGTGCTCCAGGCAAAACCTTTTTCATCCGAATCCCTCCCGTTGTTTTTTCACTGATTGTTCGACTTGGACTCGGTTGCTTCGTGCCTGTCTATGTCGGAAAAGCCCTCTATTGCTCGGTCTAACTCACTTTATGCGGAGGAGCTTATCGATATGCGTGCCAGGCACCGTTTCCGAAGCCAATGGTATCAAGGGATCCGAAACGGTGACTGGCACCATCTGAAATCCCTTGTGGCACAAGGGTTGAATTGTCGTGCCTGGTACAGAGGTTTTCATTTAAACTAGTATTCTATGCTCCTTGTTTGGGCAGAATGGTAATGACCACAGATAAAACTTAGTAACTTATTCCTTTTCTTATTATTTTGAAAAAATATGGTTGAAACGGGTTGTGGTACGGTGTAGGATTAGTAAAGCATGAGATTTCTTCAAAGAATTTCCTTGAATATGTCGAATGTTACAGAAACTATTCTGATGCTTATCCGTATTTATTGGACAGGAGATTCATAGTCTTATAATACATACTTAATGGGAGGACAAAGATGGATTACAATCAAGGAAAAAATGAAACAGCCGCTTCAATCGAACCGTCCCAACAACCGGGTAAAAGCAAGAAACCGATCCTGATCTCGCTAGCAGTGATCGTTTTACTTGGAATCAGTGGAACGGTATATGCGATGTTCTTCAACCTATCACCGAAAGAGACGTATTTTGCAGCTGAAAAAAACACAATGGAACAGACGCAAGAATCCTTCAATAAGACGTTTGCAGTCAACGAAGATGTGAATAAGAAGATGATTGAAGAGCCTTCTAAATCGACTCTTACACTTGGTCTTAAAAGCATTGATGGACTTCAAGCGATCGACCCGAACATGGCGATGTTCGCATCCATGCTGAATGACGTGAAATTGAGCATGTCTGCACAACTCAACCCAGAGAAAAATGAAGGGCTTGCTGAGTTGAAAGCCGGCATGGGTGGTACAGAGTTCATCAAAGCAGAAGCCTATCAATCTGAGGATCTCACAGGTTTGAACGTTCCCCTTCTATATAACAATTATCTTTACTTGAACAACGACCAGTTTGGTAAAGTGATGAAGAAATTTGATCCTGCTTACCAGGGTCCTGAGGAAATCGACAACGTTGTAAAAATGCAGCTCGAAGCCATGAGAAATCAAGAAAAGTACGAAGAGCATGCTGATGAATACGGGAAGTTCTTACTTGAAAAAATCAAGGACGAGAATGTCACCGAAAAAAGCGGAGTCGAATTCCAGGGGAAGAAATACACACAGCTTACACTCGCACTTTCTGAAAAAGAAACAAAAGACATCCTGAAAGCTTTGATCGATAAAGTCAGAGAAGATGAAGAATTACTTAACTTCCTCATCGAGGCAAACGGCAACACAGCGTTCACTGCTCCTGGAATGGAAACAGCTGATATGAAAGAAACCATCCAGACAGAACTGAAAAAAGCATCTGACAACATTGATCAGGTAAAAATTCCTGACGGTTTCAAGAGCGTTATCCTGATCGACAAGAATGAAGTCATCGTCAAGCGTGACGTTGATTTTAAAATCGGTAACGATTCAGAGTTCGTCGTCGTTGACTATTCCAGCCACGCACTACGCTCAGACGATCTTATCACTGACGGAAAATGGGAGATCAACGTCTTCCCTGAAAACGGCGAAAAGCAAGACTATGGAAAAATGTTAGTTGAAATCAAAGGTAAAAAAGGAGACGGCGATAACGCTACACGCGACATCACTGGAACTTTCGCCTTTGCGGAAGCAGGAAAAGTAACTGGCGCAAATCTTAGTGCAAAAATCACAGGTACACCAGAAGACATGAAAGCAGACTTTGAAGCAGCAATCGATGATCCTTCGAACGCTGGCATACCACCATTAAAAGGACACTTCACCCGTAAAGTGACAGATGACCTTGATAATGGAACATATTCATCAAATGGTGAATTTGGTTTGGAAGTTGATGCTGGGCTCGGTGCACCAATCAATGTAACGTTCGATTATGATAGCAAAACCGAATTTACAAAGAATCTGAAATTCCCGAATGTCACAGAAGACGGGGAAAATGTAGCAGAAATGAGCCCTGAAGAAATGGAACGCATCATGACAGAAATTCAAACTCGAATTCAAGGAATGATGATGAACGGTCCACAAATGTTCAACTAAAGAAAACTGGGCAAAACCAAGTTTCCTCACTGAAATGTTATCCTTTTGATCGTATAAAAAAAGTAAGGCAAGTGTCTGAGGCTACTCCACACTTGCCTTCTTTTTACACTTAATACACAGGAGATCACGATGAGAGCATTCATACTTGCACAGACACAATTGAAGGAAATTTTCCGTCAGCCAATCGCATGGGTGGTCCTTTTTTTCATGCCCATCGCTCTCATCGGCTTCTTACTATATGGGCTTGAAAATGTACTCAAATCCGAGTCACTTCTCCCTCCTTTCGACGTTGCGATCGTGGACAAAGACGATGATCCTGAAACCCGTCTCTTAATACAACAATTTCAGGAGGATGACGAACTCGAGTCGTTGATTACCTTTCGCGTCATGGATGAAGAAAAAGCCCAAAATTTATTATCGGAAAATAAGATCGCTTCAATCCTAGTGATCCCTGAGGGGTTTGCGAATGGTATCCGTTATGGTGAAAACAAACCCGTCACCGTCATAAGTAATGAAAAGCGACCTTTTCAATCCGCACTCTTTCTGGAAATGATGAACAGCTCTGCTGAACTGATCAGTGCTGCCCAAAGCGGGGTCAACACGATCTACGATTATTTAAAAGAACAGAATTATTCTCATGAATATGTAATGAAGGTATCTGATCAAATGATCTTCGATTTTACTACATTCGCCTCCGGTCGTAAGATGATGTTCGATAGAGAAGAAATCAAATCGTTCCAGGGAGTTACACCACTCAAATACTACAGCGTTTCCGGGTTCATTTTCCTGTTGCTGTTGACTGGATTGCTCACGATGAGCATGACCTCTTCAACAAATGCCAAAATCGACGAACGCTTACGAACTTTCGGCGTCTCTACAGGTGCCCACCTATTCAGCGGGCTCGCCACCCAAATTACGATTTTATTCATGCAGGCGGTTTTGATCCTTGCTGCTTTATGGATTTTGACAGAATTGAAGGTTACAGGTCACTTCGGTTGGAGTCTGCTTACCTTCGTAACAGCCATCATCGTCATCGGTGCCTGGTACACATTTTTATCGAATCTTCCTATAGCGGAAGGACTAAGATTCTTCATCGGCTTTCTAGGTCTTGTGGTTTTTGCAGCAGGTGGAAGTTTGATTTTTCCTGAGTCCTACTACACCGGGTTCTTAGAGTGGCTTAACCTATCAACTCTGTCACACTGGCTTCACACCAGTCTAGTGAACTCCATCTTTATTGAAAACGAAGATATACTATTCTCTAGTCTTAGTGTATTGGGCGGGATGATAGGTACCCTACTCTTCACTTCCTTTATAGTAAGGCAGGTGAAGCGGTCATGAGAATGTGGCATTTAATCCGCACACGATGGAAAATCATCTTAAGCAACAAATGGCAATTCCTGTTGATGCTTATTCTCCCTTTAACCGTCTTTTGGGGTGCTGAACAATTGCTTTCGAAAGGTTCGGCTCAGTTGAAAATTCCTGTAATAGTGGTAACGGAGGAAAATAACGATACAGTTTCTACAATCATTGAACGCCTAAAGAAAAATGAAACGCTCCAAATCATTGAAAAATCGAGTGACGATGCGAAACGCCTTCTTGCAACAAATCAGGCTGAAGCCGCTGTTGTTTTTACAAAAGGTCTAGAGGAAAAAGTAAGACAAGGTAAAATCAATGATGTGATCCGGTTATGGAAGGCACCGAATGCCATTTCAACCGGGCTAGTCGAGGAATACGTCGCTAGCGAGGTGATCCGGCTTGCAAGCAACGGAAAGGCTGCCACTTACCTGGCGAACGAATTTAATGGAGCCGATGTGTATGAGTACGCCTGGAAATATACCGATGATCAATGGGAACCTGAGCCTTTAATGACCATTAAACTTGAAAAAGCCGGTAAACAAGCTCAAAATCAGAAAACAGAAAAGAATACCAAACCGATGTTGTTCGGCATGCTCAGCATCCATATCCTGCTCATCAGCTTTTATATGCAAACATGGGTGATGACAGAACGAGAAAACGGACTGGCATCAAGAACGGGGATGTTCGGTGTCAATCGTCTCACCTGTGCCTTTTCAAACTTACTTGGATCCGTAACAGTTATACTCGCAACACTTTTACCAGTATCTATCTATCTTTTATTTGATGACGGAGATTTCGAACAAAAAGGACTATTGCTTATCGCTTATGTGATCGCCTGCGGAGGAATTGGCTTTCTGCTAGCAAATCTGATGAACAACACACTTCTATATCATTTGATTGCTGTCGCGACAACTGTTTTAACCAGTGTATTAGGTGGAAGCTTCATCAAGCTGGAGGAGTTTTCCGATCGACTAGCGAATGCATCTCAATACACACCGCAACACTGGTTTTTAAACGGCTTAATGCGTTCAACTACAACTATTGAAATGACCATTTTATTTGGTTCCGGACTTGGACTGATGATTTTAGGATTAGGGATTGGAGCTGTACGACATGATCGAGCTTAGGAACGTACACAAACGATATAAAGGAACGGATGTAGTCAAAGGTGTCGATCTCATGGTTCCCCAAGGGGCTCGTGTCGGGCTTGTCGGACCGAATGGGGCTGGAAAATCAACATTGATGAAGATGATCGCAACGTTAGTCAATCCATCTAAAGGCGAAATCCTCGTCGGCGGGAAATCTGTCACGAAAAAGAAAAAGCAGCTCAGGCACAGGATCGGCTACGTCCCACAGGATATCGCTCTGCACACAAGTATTTCTGTCAAAGAAAACTTGAAGTTCTGGGCAGGTATGGCACCAGGCACCGTATCCGAGTCTTGGATTTTACTGCTTGTAGATATGGTGGGATTGAAGGAAAAGCTCAACGAAAGAGTTGATAAGCTCTCAGGGGGAATGCAGCGGAAACTGAATATCATTGTCGCCCTGCTTCACAATCCAGAGTTGTTAATTATGGATGAGCCGACCGTGGGGATCGACATCCCTTCCAAAACAGACATCGTTGCCTTTTTAAAAGCGTTAGGTCCAGACAA includes:
- a CDS encoding ABC transporter permease gives rise to the protein MRAFILAQTQLKEIFRQPIAWVVLFFMPIALIGFLLYGLENVLKSESLLPPFDVAIVDKDDDPETRLLIQQFQEDDELESLITFRVMDEEKAQNLLSENKIASILVIPEGFANGIRYGENKPVTVISNEKRPFQSALFLEMMNSSAELISAAQSGVNTIYDYLKEQNYSHEYVMKVSDQMIFDFTTFASGRKMMFDREEIKSFQGVTPLKYYSVSGFIFLLLLTGLLTMSMTSSTNAKIDERLRTFGVSTGAHLFSGLATQITILFMQAVLILAALWILTELKVTGHFGWSLLTFVTAIIVIGAWYTFLSNLPIAEGLRFFIGFLGLVVFAAGGSLIFPESYYTGFLEWLNLSTLSHWLHTSLVNSIFIENEDILFSSLSVLGGMIGTLLFTSFIVRQVKRS
- a CDS encoding ABC transporter permease; translation: MRMWHLIRTRWKIILSNKWQFLLMLILPLTVFWGAEQLLSKGSAQLKIPVIVVTEENNDTVSTIIERLKKNETLQIIEKSSDDAKRLLATNQAEAAVVFTKGLEEKVRQGKINDVIRLWKAPNAISTGLVEEYVASEVIRLASNGKAATYLANEFNGADVYEYAWKYTDDQWEPEPLMTIKLEKAGKQAQNQKTEKNTKPMLFGMLSIHILLISFYMQTWVMTERENGLASRTGMFGVNRLTCAFSNLLGSVTVILATLLPVSIYLLFDDGDFEQKGLLLIAYVIACGGIGFLLANLMNNTLLYHLIAVATTVLTSVLGGSFIKLEEFSDRLANASQYTPQHWFLNGLMRSTTTIEMTILFGSGLGLMILGLGIGAVRHDRA
- a CDS encoding amidohydrolase — encoded protein: MTVIDNVYLYRPEVKEDKQLYHIEIEDGKIKAINKGRVDSQTDDVIDGNGATVTASFNDTHMHLLRYGLMKKELDLRKVTSWREMKEIVRNEYNEKMMEEHDWVIGRGVIDDQFEDLDHPLTAKELEELEYEKPMFFLHDDGHECIVNEEALKILRKEPELEKYHDRFIEKDEDGNWNGRFKDTAVHFIKYHFRNKTEEETYEAIEDAIPHLLEHGITSVQTDDVNFSGSFDQVWRTYTDLEKDGKLPVRAQLHHYIYAVEDLKNFLENDEKRTGDGTDRVTVGAFKIFLDGTQRLHTAALREPYHDKPETDGELIYTQEELNEMVKTADENIMQVAMHAIGDRAVEQALNAIEQVGAVKMRHRIIHAQVLAPDLLERLQKIKPYLEIQPNFMMDEYDQTADWVGRERERYCNPWNTVDQLGIPYTGSSDSPIGELSPLVNIFAGVNRTDEDGNPEGGWLPNEKLSLDKMYKACTETGAYLDFQEDRKGKLEEGYVVDLVLLSDHPAEVESHKIKDIQVLETWMDGERVYKK
- a CDS encoding DUF4870 domain-containing protein, with the protein product MDHNNELSKDERNWGMYVHLAAFAGYLTAALGFIIGPLLLWLLKKDEYAYVDYHGKEALNFQISFFIYGLVAGALMIILIGFALLPIVVILHLVFMIIGTIRASEGTYYRFPLTIRFIK
- a CDS encoding ABC transporter ATP-binding protein → MIELRNVHKRYKGTDVVKGVDLMVPQGARVGLVGPNGAGKSTLMKMIATLVNPSKGEILVGGKSVTKKKKQLRHRIGYVPQDIALHTSISVKENLKFWAGMAPGTVSESWILLLVDMVGLKEKLNERVDKLSGGMQRKLNIIVALLHNPELLIMDEPTVGIDIPSKTDIVAFLKALGPDKTILFSSHDLQEIEMLCHYVLVLEDGVLRHFSAINELPHSRNPTQELLKHLQIIRT
- a CDS encoding C40 family peptidase, with translation MKKVLPGALAAGFVMTVGTEAYAHSGDEVIESAKKFLGTPYKYGSAVGNKSSFDCSSFTATIFRYHGVKLPRTSRGQAKVGKPVRSGDLQPGDLVFFDTNFNRKINHVAIYAGNGKMIGAQSKGVGYANPFSPYYWSDRYVTARRVLPDSVKVDKAPTLTVVKGNKGSEKTQEVQVTVKSIRFHTVRKGDTLWDISRRYQTDVQTLKKLNDIKSHWIYPGQTIQLPIKEKSRDIIVRSYSMYNIQKGDTLWGIGQKYGVSVEKLMKVNKLSSSLIYPGQQLMIPK
- a CDS encoding DUF6583 family protein — encoded protein: MDYNQGKNETAASIEPSQQPGKSKKPILISLAVIVLLGISGTVYAMFFNLSPKETYFAAEKNTMEQTQESFNKTFAVNEDVNKKMIEEPSKSTLTLGLKSIDGLQAIDPNMAMFASMLNDVKLSMSAQLNPEKNEGLAELKAGMGGTEFIKAEAYQSEDLTGLNVPLLYNNYLYLNNDQFGKVMKKFDPAYQGPEEIDNVVKMQLEAMRNQEKYEEHADEYGKFLLEKIKDENVTEKSGVEFQGKKYTQLTLALSEKETKDILKALIDKVREDEELLNFLIEANGNTAFTAPGMETADMKETIQTELKKASDNIDQVKIPDGFKSVILIDKNEVIVKRDVDFKIGNDSEFVVVDYSSHALRSDDLITDGKWEINVFPENGEKQDYGKMLVEIKGKKGDGDNATRDITGTFAFAEAGKVTGANLSAKITGTPEDMKADFEAAIDDPSNAGIPPLKGHFTRKVTDDLDNGTYSSNGEFGLEVDAGLGAPINVTFDYDSKTEFTKNLKFPNVTEDGENVAEMSPEEMERIMTEIQTRIQGMMMNGPQMFN